The Synechococcus sp. M16.1 genome includes the window GTTGGAGGGTCTCATCGTCCAGGGTCGCCACCAACAGCAGCACCTTCACCACCTGGCTCGGATCCCAGCCTTTCGCGTCGCAGAGGCTTTCGATGCTGCCCAAGCCAGGGGTTGGAATCGATTCCTCCGGGCCGTCGGGAAGAGGAGATGCGGTGGATGGGATCGAAACAGCCTTCTCTTGGTTGGCGGCGTATTGGCCGTCATCGCTGATCAGGATCAGGTCTTCCCCGGCATCCGCCGTCACCATGAATTCCTGGGAGGCGGCACCGCCGATCGCTCCGCTATCGGCATCGACGGGGACGGCATTCAGGCCACAACGTTCAAAGATGCGGCGATAGGCCTGATCCATCACGCCATAGGTCTCGCGAAGATCTGCTTCGCTGGCATGGAAGGAATACGCGTCCTTCATGATGAATTCTCGGCCTCGCATCAGGCCAAAGCGGGGACGGATCTCGTCGCGAAATTTGGTCTGGATTTGATAGAGGTTCACCGGGAGCTGCCGGTATGACCTCAGCAGCTCACCTGCCAGGCTGGTGATCACCTCTTCATGGGTCGGACCAAGCCCCAGTTCTCTGCCCTGGCGGTCTTCGAGGTGGAACATGATCCCCTCGCCAGCGGTGTAGCCCTGCCAACGCCCGCTCTTCTGCCAGAGCTCAGCAGGGTGCAGCTGCGGCAGCAGGGTTTCCTGGGCGCCGGCGCGGTTCATCTCCTCGCGCACCACGGCAGTGATCTTTTGCAGCACCCTCCACATCAAGGGGAGGTAGGCGTAGATCCCTGATCCCACACGACGGATATACCCGGCCCTGAGAAGCAACTGATGCGAGGTGATCTCCGCTTCGGCGGGAACATCCCGAAGCGTCACCAGCAGCAGGCGGGAGACGCGCATCAATCGCAACAAAATGGGATTTGGAAGTTATCACCGCTTCGGAGGCATGCCGATCGCGGAAGTGTCTGTTTTGCTGGAATTCCCCTGGGCGCCCTGAGTCTCGACTGCTACCGTCCAACTCAATCCAGCCTGTCCTAGGCCCGTCTCATGTTTCCTCGGTCCGTTGAATCTGTGGCGACAAGCGTTCAACAAGCGACCGAACTTTCCATGGATCCGGCCAATGCGTCAGCTCAAGCCGAGGCCCTGGTGGGGATCGACGACGTTCAGAAATCCCTGAACCGCTCCCGCGCTTCGGTGTATCGCTACACCAACACAGACCCACGCAACCTCAACCCTCCGTTCAACCCCCGCAAGCTGAACCCGGAGTACCGCAGCGATCAAAAAGATCCGCTGATGTTCCACCCCAATGAGGTGGCGCGCTTCGCCAAAGATGTTCTCCGCATCAAAGAAGTCACTGTTGAGGTGCTGAACTCTCCATCAACGGCGACGCAGCAAATCCTGGGATCGATCCTTGAGGAGCTTCGGCTGATCCGTACCCATCTCGAGGCGAGTGGGGCATCCCCTTCTGATCTGAGCGCACGACTCGACCAGCAGGACCGGCCCGCTGCTTAATGATCGGTGCGTCCTGCTTTTTGCAGTGACAGAATGGGTTCAACAACGTTGTGATCGAAAGAGGGAGCTTTCTCAAGCCCCCCGTTTTATGGCCTCAGATGTTCCCCACCCGTCTCACGACGACGCCATCGCGTCTTCGGAGGCGGATGAGCCGTTCAGTCGTCGCGCCTCGTTGACGGCCATCAAAGGACTGCTGATTGCTGTTGTCAGTTTCAGTGCTCCCCTTGTGGCTGTGATCACAGATCGAACCTTCCCTTCTCCGCGACTGATCCCCACCGCTTCTGATCGGCATGGATCTCCATCAGCTCCCCCCGTCACCTTCGCCAGGCTTGGTGAATCTCATCGTTGAGATTCCGGCAGGAAGCAGAAACAAATACGAGTACTCCGCCGAAGCCGGCGTGATGGTTCTGGATCGGGTTATGCACTCCTCGGTGCGTTACCCCTTTGATTACGGCTTCATCCCCAACACGCTGGCGGAGGATGGATCTCCCCTCGACGCCATGGTGATCATGGCTGAACCCACGTTCGCTGGTTGCCTGATCAAGGCTCGCCCCATCGGCGTGTTGGACCTCCACGACAAGGATGTTTATGATGGGAAAATTCTCTGTGTCCCGGACGCAGACCCCCGTCAGGACGAGATCCGCAGCATTCGTCAGATCGCTGCCTCCCAGCTGGAGGATGTCGCGGAATTCTTCAGGACCTACCGCACGTTGCAGGGCAGCGTCGTATCGATTGATGGATGGCGCGACCTCGATGCGGTTCAGCCATTGCTTGATTCCTGCATCAATGCAGCCGATTGATCTCAGGCAAGAGCCCCTTGATCAGGCCGGATGCTTGTAAGTTGGTTCGCACTGAGATTTGCGGAACCCGTGCCCACCATCCGATTCGAGCAGGAAGGCCAGCAGGTTGGCTGCATCGAGGGCGCAAATCTGCGTAAGGCTGCACTTGATGCAGGCGTTAATCCCTACAAGAGCCTCAACAACCTCAACAACTGCAGTGGCGTTGGTCAGTGCGGCACCTGCGTGATGGAGGTGGTTGAAGGGCAAGCGAACCTGTCCCCCCGCAGCGATGTTGAAGAGGTCTATCTGGCCGATCGTCCTGCCAACTTCCGCCTGAGCTGCCGCACCACGGTGTTTGGTGATGTCACCGTTCGCACCCGCCCCGCTGAAGGTGTGGGCCGCGGCTCCAACAGCCTCGTTGGTGCGATCAAATCCCTGTTCGGCCGCTGAGCCTTGGCCGGAACCCTTCAGGTTTACAGCTACAACCGCTGCAGCACCTGTCGAAAGGCATTGGCCTGGCTCACTGAGCGAGGCATTGCCCAT containing:
- a CDS encoding resolvase: MDPANASAQAEALVGIDDVQKSLNRSRASVYRYTNTDPRNLNPPFNPRKLNPEYRSDQKDPLMFHPNEVARFAKDVLRIKEVTVEVLNSPSTATQQILGSILEELRLIRTHLEASGASPSDLSARLDQQDRPAA
- a CDS encoding inorganic diphosphatase, whose product is MDLHQLPPSPSPGLVNLIVEIPAGSRNKYEYSAEAGVMVLDRVMHSSVRYPFDYGFIPNTLAEDGSPLDAMVIMAEPTFAGCLIKARPIGVLDLHDKDVYDGKILCVPDADPRQDEIRSIRQIAASQLEDVAEFFRTYRTLQGSVVSIDGWRDLDAVQPLLDSCINAAD
- a CDS encoding 2Fe-2S iron-sulfur cluster-binding protein, whose product is MPTIRFEQEGQQVGCIEGANLRKAALDAGVNPYKSLNNLNNCSGVGQCGTCVMEVVEGQANLSPRSDVEEVYLADRPANFRLSCRTTVFGDVTVRTRPAEGVGRGSNSLVGAIKSLFGR